From Sporolactobacillus pectinivorans:
TCCATAGGCCTGTGGGCGAATGGAAATGAACCAGCAGTTGTTCAGCGCATCACCGACTCTGTCCTGATAGTCCGTACCGGAGATCCACAGGTTGCGTCCGGAAGGCGTTGCGGCAAGACTGTAAATCAGTTTATAGAGTCGTTCCGCTTCATGCTGAAGTTCGTGATAAATTTCTGCCGGGACGGCTCCTGCTTGGATTCTTGGATCGAGATTGATGTTTCCCTCAACAACACGTTTGACCGTTTCATCCCAATTTTCCGATCTGTTTTTATCTTCAAGCCATCTGGCATAGGTCCTTTTATATGTAACCCACCCAAGCTCTCCCCAATGTGGTGTTACTTCGCTTTTGATTTTTTCAATGTAGGTATCTGACAGCTTAATTTGCATTTAATAATTCCTCCCATAAGTCACTTTTACAAGTATAACTATATATTGTGTATTTGTTAATATTATATATCCACATATAGAAAATAAGCAAAAATGTAATCCTTTTTAAATTAATATAATAGCGGGATCTATTGATGATCAAGATTATAAGGTGCGAGGCTACTTAAAGAGGTTTCATCCGATGCGCGCGGTATCGACCAGACGCTGCGGTTCAATCAATATAGAAACATCATAATGTTTTCATAAGAATTTTTCAAAGCAAAATCAATTCTGGAAAGATGTATGATTAAAAAAACATGTATAATACAGGTATTAGACCGCAGCAGGATAGGGGTGAACAAAATGTTGTTAGCTCCATTATTTGAAAATGATGTACCAGCGGCACTTCTCCGTCCTTAATGGAGTAAAGTGACTGCTTCTCTCCGTTAGGGCATTTATTGACCTAATTTGTTATACGGAGGGTACAAAAAATTGAAAAACACTTGGTTGGGTTCCCTATATTTAGCTTTAGCCGCCAGTATTTGGGGTGGTATGTATGTAGTTGTTAAAGTTGTTGTCTCAGTGATCCCGCCGATAGAACTTGTTTGGATGAGATATTGTGTTGCCTTTATTACACTTCTGGTCATTGGCGTAGTCACGCGGCAGTCATGGAGAATTCAAAAACGCGATCTTGTATTAGTGATACTCATTGGAATCATTGGAAACACGGTCTCAATCGTTACACAGGAATTTGGCACAATGTTTTCTTCGGCACAGATGGGGGCAATCATTACATCTTCTACACCGGCGTTTATGGTTACTTTTGCCTGGTTGCTGCTTAAAGAACGGCTGAATGTGAAGAAAATAGTGTCGGTTTGTTTGGCTACAATAGGCGTATTGCTTATTGTCGGAAACGGTCATATCAACGTGTCCGGTCAACTTGGCGGGATTTTCCTGCTGATTGCGGCTTTAACATGGGCGCTCATGTCTGTTCTCATAAAACGTGTCCCGAAAAGTTATTCATCAATTGAGATCACAAACTATTCAATTCTCGTTGCTATTGTCGTACTCACACCTTTTGTTTTCAGCCAGTTGCATGAAATAAATATTTCTGAGTTCATTCATCCGACGATTTGGGGCGGCGTTTTATATTTGGGCATTGTTTCAACCGCCTGTGGCTTTTTACTCTGGAATCGCGGATTACAGCTGTTGAACGCTTCAAGCGGCGGATTGTTTTTCTTTTTTCAGCCCTTAATGGGAACATTCCTTGGATGGCTCCTGCTGGGAGAAAATATAGGTGGAACATTTTGGATCGGGGCGCTCTTAGTTCTCGGCGGTGTTTTGCTAGTCATCAAGGAATAGAACTGAATCATCTAAAATTAATAAAGATTTTCATAAAGCCTTTAAGCATTCATTTTAAAGGCTTTTTATTTTGAGCCAGACATAAATGATTGTTTTCTTTATTTTTTATGGCATAATATAGATAACTATCAATTGAGAGAGGCGACGCCTCAATGTCTATTTCAACGAACAACAGTTTACTTAATCCTTTATTGAAGACGCAAAGTACGGCATCACCTGCCGCGAGCGTTCAGACCAATCAGTCCACGCAGCTTTCATCGGAATTTGCTGATTTGCTAGCGATGCTATTGATGAACAACTCAAGCTCGCAAATGTTTGACGGGTTATCTTCCGACGGCACTGACACTACGGATTCTTCTTTGGATGGGCTTAGTTCAAGTCCTCAGTCTTCTGCTGATAGTCTGTTGTGGAATTTATTATCCACTTCTTTAGATCCGTCAGCGACACAGAATACTTCGGCAGCATCTGTAGCGCCCGCTTCCAGCCAAGTGGCTACGAATTCTGCCCAGCAAAGCGGTATCTATTCAATTTTGTAATAGTGCGGATAATCCATGTTAAATGCGAGGGGTGTCAGTCGAAATTTATCGATTGGCACCCTTTTCATTTAATAAAAATTTTTTAAAAGTAATGATCACTAACCGATCGGCAAAATTTTTGATTGGATTCAGTTACAGCCTCACCTTTCGCAGCCATCGGAAGACAGGTATAATGACAATAAAACCACCTTGCGAATCAGCATTTTGTGCTGCTTGGGGAAAAGAGAAACCGGCAGGAGGAAAAGCAGTTATGATTAATGAAGAATACAGGGACATGCTTGGGAAAAAGTCCGTCATCCGCCAGCTTTCCGAGTATGCTACGGAGAGGGCAAAAAAGATCGGTTGCGAAAATGTTTTTGATTACAGCCTTGGCAATCCATCGGTACCGGTACCGCAGGCTTTTTCGGATCATCTTGCTGAGCTTGCCGCAAGCCCGGACCCGGGTGCCGTCCATGGGTACAGCCCGAGTCTCGGCATTACCTCGGTCCGCGAGAAAATTGCCGCCTCGCTGAAAAGACGTTTTGGGATCGATTACGAAACAGAGGACATTTTTATGACATCGGGTGCGGCGGGAGCCATTGCGCATGCGCTACGGGCGGTGACCGTTCCGGGTGACGAGGTAATCACGTTTGCTCCCTATTTCCCGGAATACAATCCCTATGTTAATAAAACCGGTGCTGTTCTGAAAATTGTTCCACCGGATACTGAGGGATTTCAAATTAATTTCGCTGAATTTGAAGAAATGTTTTCATCTAAAGTAATGGCTGTACTGATCAATACACCCAATAACCCGACAGGCATTGCCTATTCTTCGGATACAATTAAAAAATTGGCTGGATTTCTGACGGAAAAGGAACGTGAATTCGGCCATGATATTTACCTGATTTCTGATGAACCTTACCGGGAGATCGTTTTTGAAAATGTGGATTCTCCTTATGTCGCCAAATACTATCACAATACAATAACCTGCTATTCTTTCAGCAAATCCCTGTCATTGCCTGGTGAGCGGATCGGCTATGTAGCAATTAACCCGGCATGCAAAGACGCCAAACTGATTGTTGAGATGTGCGGACAAATATCCAGAGGCATCGGCCACAATTGTCCGCCGTCGATTATTCAGCTGGCTGTCGCGGAGGTCATCGATCTGACCGCGGATTTGTCTGTTTATGAAACAAATATGAATATCCTGTACAAGGAAATGACGCGACTTGGCTTCTCATGTGTTAAACCGGGCGGGACGTTTTACATGTTCCCCAAAGCATTGGAAGAGGATGCCGTCGCATTCTGTAACCGGGCATTGAAATATGACCTGATCCTTGTTCCGGCGGATAGTTTTGGCTGTCCCGGCTATTTTAGAATGGCCTACTGCATTCCGACGGAAAAAGTTACACGGTCGCTCGATGCTTTCAGAAAGTTAGCGGGAGATTATTGCTGAGTTATTAAAAATTTGAAAGAAACGTCTGATACGCCGAAGATTAAAAGAAAGAACAATTGCTGAAATTGGGGCCAGAAGGATGATCGGGCATGGATGTTTATGTCGCACGCCAACCTGTTTTTGACAGGGAGTTAAAGCTCTACGGATACGAATTATTATATCGGCAGAGCGGAAATAATTTTTTCGAGGGTGTGGACGACCGGACTGCTACTGCAACGGTACTGGCAAATTCAGTGCTTGTGGCTCATTTTAATGAACTGATCGACAGTAAACGTGGATTTATTAATTTTCCTGAAGGATTTCTGACCGCCGGATTGCCACGCCTGCTTCCACGTCAAAAAATCGTAATCGAGATTCTGGAGCGTGTTCAGGCCACAGATGCAGTTATCAAAGCCTGCAGGCAGCTGAAAAAAGATGGCTATATCATTGCCCTGGACGATTTCAACATGAATCGCGGCAGGCAGTATCGTGCACTGATTGACTTGGCAGATATCATTAAGATAGAATTTTCAAAAGTCAGGCTTCTTGATCAGTTAAAATTGATCCGCAGCCGTCAAGGAAAAACAGTCTTTCTGGCTGAAAAGGTTGAAACAGAAAAAGAATTTCAATTGGCACTGAAAATGGGCTATCAGCTTTTCCAGGGCTATTTTTTCAGCAAACCAGCCATGATCAACGCAAAAGATATCGGGACATTGGATATCAGCCTGATTCGCATTATTAAAGAACTTGATCGTGAAGAACCGGACATGCAAGGTATCGCCAGATTAATTGAAAAAGATTTGGGCCTGTCTTATAAAATTCTGAGACTGGCGAATACAGTGAACTTTGGCACCCAGTTTCCAGTTCGGTCGATTCAGCAGGCGCTAGTCCGCGTTGGCACACAGCATTTGATCCAGTGGATGCATCTGTTCCTGCTGAACGGCGTGCGCACCGTTGAGAACAACGAATTGGTCAAGGCATCAATGATCCGCGGCAAGATGATGGCACTGCTCTGCGCGGAAATCGGCCGGGACGCGCAGGAATCGGATTATTTTATTGCAGGTATTTTTTCTTCAATCGATCGCATACTGAATGATTCAATGAACCATATTATTGACGGCCTGCCGCTTGACGATGAGGTTAAAAACGCTTTGCTTGGTTTCCCCAATGAGATTCGCCGTGTCCTCGACTCTGTGCTTGCCTTTGAAGAAGCACGGTGGGAGGCACTCGCTGGATTTGTGGCTGAAAACAATATTCGGCCTCAAAAATACATGTCTTTGTATTTAAGGGCGCTTAGGTGGCACAAAACAATTCCGAAAGAGGCACATGCCGATTTGTGAAATTTTTACAAAGGGTGTCTAAAAGCTCAAAAAATCTGTGGATCACTCAAAAACTCTGAAATCTGCTATTATATAAATAAAATAAATGGTTTGGACAGATGATCGTCAGCAATCGTCCGGCGGATTGGAGGCCTGTTCTATGAAAAAAATGATTGCAACAATTACCGTCCTGGTGCTCGTTCTCACAGCATGTGCAAATCAGCAGGATCAGTCCTACGGTAAATATATGAAACAGGGACAGCAGGCGATTAGCTCTGAGAATTATGCTGCAGCGGAAAAATATATTGATAAAGCCTTGAGCAGTAAAAAAGATGATCAAAAAGCAACAGTTCTGTTATCGCAGCTTTCTGAGATTAAAACGGTGACTCAGGGCCTGAAGAGCGGAGATTACGAAACGGCGATCAAAGCGGCCAATGCAATCCTTGTGAAAAAAGGGGGCTCAGGCGTGTTGATTATGAGGGCGAGAGAATTAAAAAATTTTGCTGAAACAGCCCGGCAAAAGCAATTAACTTCGGGGTCGGAGCAAAGCCAGTCATCTGAATCGAGCAGCCAGCCTGCGCCGGATTCACAGGTAAGCAGCAACAATAATAGTTCATCGCCGGCAGACAGCAGCACTTCGAGCGGCTCAGATAGTGTTGCTTCCGGATCAAATGCCAGCAGTGGAAGTTCGTCACCACAGGCTTCGGGCAGCGGTACAGATGAACCGGCAGGACAGCATCAGGCTGAGGCAACTGTCGCTAAAGCGGCCGGTTATTCGCTGAGTCAAGTCTATGCCGACACTACAGATAATGGTGCCTATTATTCAATAGAGCTGCGCGAAAACCACTCGGGCGATAGCGCCACGGATCCCAATACCGCTCCGTCAATCGGTTTTTTCCGTTATTACAAAAACACCGGCCGGATTACCCAGCTGGATATTATCAGCAACCAGTACAAAGATGTTAAGAATTGAGATGCAGGGTATTTATTAATTGATAGCAAATAAAAAACAACGCTCCTAATGACATTCCGGTGCGTTGTTTTTTAATTAAGCTCTAGTGCTGTTCTTCAGCACCAGGTACCTCAGCTTAATTAGTTTCCCACAATCCTTCCAGAATATTGAATGAAGGTGTAAAGTTCAGAAGCCGTTTTGCTTTTTCGTTAGCCAGACAGCTGTGCTTAATGTCCGCAGATTTTGAATCAAGACAATCGGTCTCAAGCGATGAGCCATGAATCTGCTTCAGGCTGTTAATAAGCTAATTAATGGATGTTTTCCGGGCAGTGCTTGCGTGAATCGTTTCTCCACTGCCCCGATCAATTGCCTCAAGATTTGCTTCGACAATTTCCTTTACGTAAATAAAATCACGGGTCTGTTCGCCATCACCAAAAAATTTTAAGGTCTGCCCCTTTTGATCCGGAAAGATGGCTACGGCGCCCCCTTCTCCCTTTGCTACTTGTCTTGGCCCATAGACATTGGCATACCTGAGAATGGTGTATGGAAGCTGATAGAATTTGTTCATCAGCCCGAGCCGCCAAAGGAAAACGGTGCCGAATTTTAGAAGAACAATGACTTCCTCGGGTGCAAGGCTCTCGATATCTGCAATATGCAGAACGGCCTGAGAAGAAATGTTTTCCAATCGGCCGGTTCTTAGATTGTCGCATCACCGCAGGCAATAAATGCGTCGACGAGATACAAACCGACAAAACCGGCAGCGCCGGCCACAGTTCTTTCCCCCTCATCGGTTATTCAAAAAAAATAAATTTATATTTACTCTCCTGATCTACCGGGTCTTGTTGCGGGACAGGTTTGATAATTTTTTTGTTTGATGCTAAAGGCGTGAAAGTAACGGCGGGAGGGCTAGGAACCTCAGGTTTTAATATGTTCCCGGAATTTTCAGAAACAGGGCGCTGATAGAGATCCGCAGACACCTTAGGGACAAATGTTTTAACAAGACTGATAGAAGATTTGGATACGACGGGCAGCGGGGACTGTTCGCTTTTCACACTGACTGGCAGTGGGAGAATGTAATACCCGGGAAGTGATGCTTTAATTTTTTCTAATACTTGATGGTCAATTGGTCTAGCATCATCATTTAAATCGGGTGCCGGTTTGTTGTAGGCCTCGATAATTTTTTTGAGTGTTTTAAGGTCGGGCAGCACGTAATTTGGCGGCAGATTATGAACGGTTTTCTCAAAGATAGGTTTGGGCATGAAAATTTGCGGATACTGGGTGGGGGAGGCAAAGAGTGATTGATATTTTTCAACATTTAAAAGGACAACGTCTGCGTGCAGGTCCTTCACAAAGTCAGATGGATCGCTTTTCTTCTTCCACCACAGCTTTTTGCAAAGGTCGGAAATCTTCAAGCAGCAGATGAAAAAGATATATTTGAAATAGTCGATCAGTTTATACATTTTCTCCATCTCTCCTCTTTTCGAAAGTGGCTCGCTGATATATCTTTAAGAGTTCCTTTACGCCCATGTCCATCGACCAGTGGCTCAGTCCCCATGTCCTTGCATTGGCACCGAGGGTTTTTCTGTAATGATCATCAGAAAGGAGCAGGTTCATCTCATTGCACAGTGCCCCTGCGTCTTCTGCTGGCGTTAACAGACCGGTCACGCCATGTTTGATCATTTCCGGTATACCGCCGACGTTACTCGCAATGACTGCTTTACCTGCAATTTGTGCTTCAATGACTGACAATGGCTGATTTTCGATGAGCGTCGGGAGGACGAGAATGTCAGAGTTGGCCAGAAGACTGGGAACATCGTCGCGCTTCCCTAAAAATTGAACAGATTCTCCTAATCCAAGTGAAGTTGCTTGGTTTCTAAGCTCCGCCTCTTTTTCACCGCTGCCGACAATCCAGCATTCCCAGTCATTTCTGATTTGCTTTAGTTCGCCGAGTGCGGAAATCAGGTAGTTGACACCTTTAAGTTCAACCAGTCTTCCGGAATAGATGATGACTTTTTTATCTTTTGGACGTTCAATCGTTGACTTTTCCCGCATTCTTCGGATGAAGTTTTCTGTGTCGAATCCGTAATGAAGTACTTTAAGCTGCTGACTGGGGACGAGAAATTCATTGATCAAAATGTCTTTCAGCCACTCGTTGCCGACAATGGTTGTGTCGGCCGAAATCGCTCCGTCGCGTTCAAGATCATCATAGTAGGCTCTTGCCAGATAAGACGTATCCGACTTATGGATGGTTTCCAGCTGACGCCTGATTTCATGGGCCACGGATCCGTGAAGGGTCGCGATCAATGGTGTTTCAGGTTTTTTAACTCGGTTCATGGCAACTGTGGATAAGACGTCCTGGGTATGGATGATATCATAGTCCTGAACGCCGAAATACGCTGCACTCAGTTCGTAAACATAGCGCTGGAATTCTGTCCATTTGACAAGAAAATTGACGTACATAGCAGGATAATTGTCCTTGGTCAGGTTGGCATTGATTAGCGGGATTACTTTATCTCTAGATAAAACGAGCCCTTTATTCAACAGGGTGACACTTTGATTCGACTCATCATAGCCGAGTAAATCAACTTCGTGACCATATGACTCCAGTTTTTTTTTCAACTGAGTCATATAAGTCCAGACACCACCTACATGCGGAATGGGCCAGTAAGTGGCCAGCAATATTTTCATGATTCACATCTCTCCCTAAGAGGTTCTATACTTTAACTGTATTGTGGAATGACACTATTGGTGTAGGCATGTTTCTTCCTTATAGATAAATAATCTGTTTTGTTAGCCTTAAATGAAGACAGAAGATAGAAGGATGGCCTGCTAATCCAGCAATTACGCAGAATTCCGGGACTTTCCGGCTATTGTCCTGATTTTTTCACAGCTTAAAAAAGCCGGAGTAATTTATGGACGTCAGAGAATCAGACTCTCTTCAAAATGATTTGACTAGGATCATTTGCAGAATGATAGGCGCCCCTTTAGCTGGTATATCTTCCGTGCGAATCACCAGCTTTTCTTTGCTCACTTGATAGCTTTGCCTGGGCTGCAGCATTCCATTGATGAACAGATTCATATAGGATACTTCATCCGGGCTCAGAATTCGTCTGACTCCATGACCGGGCAGTGCGTCGGCCGCTGTGTAAATCCTTTTCAGTCCGTCAGATAAAGCATAAAATTCGTACGTATCCACTTTTTGAGGACTGGAAAAACGTTGTTTCGAACCTTGTTTTATTTTTGGAAAAGACAGAAACGGATGCGGGATGGACGGTGCTTCTTTTGAATGAGAATACTCATGCCCCATTGTTATTTCCTCCTTCCGGAGCATTCAGGCAATCCATAATAGTATATAAAGCATATCGGATGAAAGTGAGTTCATATTGGTA
This genomic window contains:
- a CDS encoding NAD-dependent epimerase/dehydratase family protein, which translates into the protein MENISSQAVLHIADIESLAPEEVIVLLKFGTVFLWRLGLMNKFYQLPYTILRYANVYGPRQVAKGEGGAVAIFPDQKGQTLKFFGDGEQTRDFIYVKEIVEANLEAIDRGSGETIHASTARKTSIN
- a CDS encoding EAL and HDOD domain-containing protein; the encoded protein is MDVYVARQPVFDRELKLYGYELLYRQSGNNFFEGVDDRTATATVLANSVLVAHFNELIDSKRGFINFPEGFLTAGLPRLLPRQKIVIEILERVQATDAVIKACRQLKKDGYIIALDDFNMNRGRQYRALIDLADIIKIEFSKVRLLDQLKLIRSRQGKTVFLAEKVETEKEFQLALKMGYQLFQGYFFSKPAMINAKDIGTLDISLIRIIKELDREEPDMQGIARLIEKDLGLSYKILRLANTVNFGTQFPVRSIQQALVRVGTQHLIQWMHLFLLNGVRTVENNELVKASMIRGKMMALLCAEIGRDAQESDYFIAGIFSSIDRILNDSMNHIIDGLPLDDEVKNALLGFPNEIRRVLDSVLAFEEARWEALAGFVAENNIRPQKYMSLYLRALRWHKTIPKEAHADL
- a CDS encoding DUF4183 domain-containing protein; translation: MGHEYSHSKEAPSIPHPFLSFPKIKQGSKQRFSSPQKVDTYEFYALSDGLKRIYTAADALPGHGVRRILSPDEVSYMNLFINGMLQPRQSYQVSKEKLVIRTEDIPAKGAPIILQMILVKSF
- a CDS encoding pyridoxal phosphate-dependent aminotransferase produces the protein MINEEYRDMLGKKSVIRQLSEYATERAKKIGCENVFDYSLGNPSVPVPQAFSDHLAELAASPDPGAVHGYSPSLGITSVREKIAASLKRRFGIDYETEDIFMTSGAAGAIAHALRAVTVPGDEVITFAPYFPEYNPYVNKTGAVLKIVPPDTEGFQINFAEFEEMFSSKVMAVLINTPNNPTGIAYSSDTIKKLAGFLTEKEREFGHDIYLISDEPYREIVFENVDSPYVAKYYHNTITCYSFSKSLSLPGERIGYVAINPACKDAKLIVEMCGQISRGIGHNCPPSIIQLAVAEVIDLTADLSVYETNMNILYKEMTRLGFSCVKPGGTFYMFPKALEEDAVAFCNRALKYDLILVPADSFGCPGYFRMAYCIPTEKVTRSLDAFRKLAGDYC
- a CDS encoding glycosyltransferase family 4 protein translates to MKILLATYWPIPHVGGVWTYMTQLKKKLESYGHEVDLLGYDESNQSVTLLNKGLVLSRDKVIPLINANLTKDNYPAMYVNFLVKWTEFQRYVYELSAAYFGVQDYDIIHTQDVLSTVAMNRVKKPETPLIATLHGSVAHEIRRQLETIHKSDTSYLARAYYDDLERDGAISADTTIVGNEWLKDILINEFLVPSQQLKVLHYGFDTENFIRRMREKSTIERPKDKKVIIYSGRLVELKGVNYLISALGELKQIRNDWECWIVGSGEKEAELRNQATSLGLGESVQFLGKRDDVPSLLANSDILVLPTLIENQPLSVIEAQIAGKAVIASNVGGIPEMIKHGVTGLLTPAEDAGALCNEMNLLLSDDHYRKTLGANARTWGLSHWSMDMGVKELLKIYQRATFEKRRDGENV
- a CDS encoding DMT family transporter encodes the protein MKNTWLGSLYLALAASIWGGMYVVVKVVVSVIPPIELVWMRYCVAFITLLVIGVVTRQSWRIQKRDLVLVILIGIIGNTVSIVTQEFGTMFSSAQMGAIITSSTPAFMVTFAWLLLKERLNVKKIVSVCLATIGVLLIVGNGHINVSGQLGGIFLLIAALTWALMSVLIKRVPKSYSSIEITNYSILVAIVVLTPFVFSQLHEINISEFIHPTIWGGVLYLGIVSTACGFLLWNRGLQLLNASSGGLFFFFQPLMGTFLGWLLLGENIGGTFWIGALLVLGGVLLVIKE